The window GGGCTCCGGCGGCGCTGCAGGCTAGCGTAGAGCGGCCATAGCCCTGTCCGCTTTACGCCGCAGCGGCGGCTCAAGCCGCGCCGCGGTTTGTCCCCGGCCTATCCCGGGGCGGCGTGCAGAGCCAGTTCCAGGCCCTGATCCAGATGCTGATCCACCAGCCACTTGCCGTGGGCCAGCGAGGCGCGCTGCGCGCTGTCCAGTTCGGCCAGGAAGGCATATTTCAAGGGCAGGGACAGACGCTTGGTCGTGCGGCCGTCGGGGCTGGTGATCTGACAGCCGCCGGCCCAAGGCGTGGGAATACCCGGATGCTCGATGACGTCGGCGCTGATGGTATGGTCGCGATGGACACACTGCAGGCTGCTCATGGGCAGAACCTCGCTGTGAATTGCCGCCAGCAGGCGTTACGACAACTTAGGCCCGCACTGACTCGCTGGCTCGGCGTGGATGCTCCAACTGAAGATCGGCTCTTCGTGCGCGATGCTTCCTCTGCATACGCCACCATAGAACAGATAGCGGCGCCCTGGCCTCGCAGCCGACGAAGGGCCACCCTCCGCAGGGAGCGCGCGGGCGACGGCCGAAATCAGCTATTCGCCGCCGACGGCGAAGTTCGGCAGGCTGTTGACCGGTTGGTTGAAACGGAAGGGAATCGACTCCAGGGCCAGGCCGACGTTGCGCTGGACCACGAAGTGCAGGTGCGGGCCGCTGCTGTTGCCGGTGTTGCCGGAGCGTGCCAGCGGCGTGCCGAGAGCGACCCGCTGGCCCTCGCCGACCAGCACCGAGCCGCGCAGCAGGTGCAGGTAGACGCCCATGGTGCCGTCGTCGTGGAGGATGCGCACATAGTTGCCGGAGGGGTTGTTGCCGCGCCCGCTCTGGCGGTTCTCGGTCTTCACCACCACGCCGGCGCGGGCGGCGACGATCGGCGTGCCTTCCGGCATGGCGATGTCGATGGCATAGCGGCCCTTGGGGGTGAAATGGCTGTACTGGCCGTTGGCGCCCTGGGTCTGGCGGAACGGCCCGCCGCGCCAGGGCAGCGGATAGGCGTAGAGCTGCGGTTGCAGGCGCGGGTCGCCGAGGGCGTAGCGCAGTTTCGGGGTGTAGCGCAGCGGCTTGCCGGGCTCACGCGGGGCCAGGGTGGCCAGGCGGATCTTGCTGCGCGCCGGCAGTACCCAGCGGATCGGCTCGTCCGGCGCACCCGTGGCGTTGTCCACGGCGGTCAAACGCAGCTCCACCTCCACCGGTGCGTACAGGTCGTTGCGCACCAGCAGGGTCTCGCCGGCGGCGTGCTTCTTGGTTTCCAGCTGCACCAGGTTGTCTAGACGTTCGATCATGCGATCGCGGAAGACGAACACCTGCGCGCCGGACACCGCCTTGTCGCTGTAGGTGACCACGCCGTTGGCGTCGGTGTACTTGTAGATGGTCAAGGCCAGCGCCGGCGCGGCCATGCCGAGCCCGGCCAGCACCAGGAATATGCGCCCCAGCATGATTCCCCCGCTCCCGTTTTTATCGTTATGTCGGCGACGACCGGCCCGGCCTGGCGTTGCCCACGGCCCGGCGGCGTCTTTGTTTGGCTGATCTGTGGCCAAGACTAGCAGCGGCGCCGGGCGCCGACGAGCCGCCGGCCGTCGGCTTGTGCGCCAGGTCGCGGAGCTTGCCGGCGATCACGTTCGATGGGTATCGCTGCGCTCAACCCATCCTACGCGCCGGGGACGAAATGCCGCTGCGCCGTGCCGCGGGCGATCAGGCGCGACAGGTAGTCGAGCTTCTGCGGGTCCTGGTCGACGAAGCGCAGGGTCAGTTGCAGCCAGTCGCTGTCCGGCTTCGGTTCGAAGGCGGCGACCGCGTGCAGGTAGCCGTTGAGGCGCGCCACCTCCGCGCCGCCCTCGCCCTGCTGCAGATCCAGCACCGCGCTTTCCAGCACCTGCGGCAGCAACTCGCCACGCTTCACCAGCAGCAGCGCTTCCTTGAGGCTCAGGGCCTTGATCACGCAGGCCAGGGTGCCGCCGGGTAGGCGCAGCTGGCCCTGACCATGGCTGCCCGCCGGCGCCTTGCTGGTGGCGGCCGCGGCAGGTGCGAAAGCCGCGGCGGCGCGCGGTGCAACAGCGGTGGGCTTGAGCACTTCGGCCCTGCCGCCGGTCAGGGTCGC is drawn from Pseudomonas cavernae and contains these coding sequences:
- a CDS encoding peptidoglycan DD-metalloendopeptidase family protein, which codes for MLGRIFLVLAGLGMAAPALALTIYKYTDANGVVTYSDKAVSGAQVFVFRDRMIERLDNLVQLETKKHAAGETLLVRNDLYAPVEVELRLTAVDNATGAPDEPIRWVLPARSKIRLATLAPREPGKPLRYTPKLRYALGDPRLQPQLYAYPLPWRGGPFRQTQGANGQYSHFTPKGRYAIDIAMPEGTPIVAARAGVVVKTENRQSGRGNNPSGNYVRILHDDGTMGVYLHLLRGSVLVGEGQRVALGTPLARSGNTGNSSGPHLHFVVQRNVGLALESIPFRFNQPVNSLPNFAVGGE
- a CDS encoding response regulator, with the translated sequence MSKVSVLVVDDAPFIRDLVKKSLRSHFPGILIDEAVNGRKAQQLLGRQAFDLILCDWEMPEMSGLELLAWCRQQDSLQTTPFFMVTSRGDKDNVVQAIQAGVSVYIGKPFSNDQLITKVKKALSRAGKLDGLLASAPKAATSAFANDSLATLTGGRAEVLKPTAVAPRAAAAFAPAAAATSKAPAGSHGQGQLRLPGGTLACVIKALSLKEALLLVKRGELLPQVLESAVLDLQQGEGGAEVARLNGYLHAVAAFEPKPDSDWLQLTLRFVDQDPQKLDYLSRLIARGTAQRHFVPGA